The Magallana gigas chromosome 6, xbMagGiga1.1, whole genome shotgun sequence genome includes the window ATGTGCAAGTTCTTCACGAGTTTTACTATACTAAAACATCGTtatacaactacatgtacttgctttaTTTATCATTTCGCTATTGTCGTAACAACAAACTGATAATACTGTCTAGAACCTTTTGATACAAATACCATTTTAGAACACTAGTTTAGCATTTAGTCTATTTAcgtattttttcatcattttcgtATTCCAGGTACcctttttaataaatgttttataaatgaatatctACGctgtgtatgtatatataatataaacatatcaAGTTGTAATACACAAAACAATTATTAATTGGTAATTGAcagaatatcatttttttaattactaaaaGTTACAAGAAAGTAAAAATAAGCAAAtaactgtttattttatatcagtaacaattttttttgatatCCATCAATTTAATATCTATCACAGCAACAAAAGATGAAAATCATTATACATTCTGGTGTTTACATTTTGTTCTAGcattgaagataaaaaaaaatttataatcgATATATGGATATATAATTGCAAATCATGAAAACATtattatcataaagtttacaaGATTTAAAGCAAAACCTTGCGTCCAACTGCATGAGacattaattaaatcatttttagaacaatttttttcctcaggtgacttgtataaaaaaatacatacactGTCTTCGATTCTTACAAGCTtgagttttattaaaaataatgatatgtcacaaaaatacacaaatcaattttgtaCGGAGTCATTTTTAGTTCTTTCTTGAAgggcatacatgtagtttttctttttatcacacAAAATCTTTTCTTCAGTACACATTATATACTGAACATACactaatataattatattaatgcaCTTTTTTAATTGAAACGCGATATTTTTACGGTTTTACTCCAACAAGACCTGTACCATGCATTCTGTATTTCTATGTATCAATATACATATTCAGTAAATACTCTTTTCTGGCCCCTTCTGAACCATTTACATTGTGGATTATTAGTGGTTCAAAAATCTCTTTGAAATTCGTTGTGttgctatgaatgaaattaaaatattttttaaaaatgttcaaaaagtaCACTACTCACCTAATCAACACTGTGTGGTTATAACGAGcagtgtttgaaataaaaaataaatccaaagGAAAAggtacaaaacaggagcagagcaaatacggacctctacaaaaattagagaagatcaggtgccatggaggagagGGCAtactctgctgaccggtcacacccgccgtgtgctctttgtcgttaTTGGGAACAacagaaaagctgtcaatgtgacagcaaaccgggttttcttttgtatgAACATTATCTATAGTTCatatgtcaaccctgaattgatgaacactacctatccagggaaatgagggtaccctatatgcaatactTTACCAAaatatgactaagttcaacaggtgtattttttttaaaataaatcatcagaaatcaaaatcctagcattaAGAACACATCTGATATATGTCCAATTCATCTGCAGAACAataacttcttatcttgaaaactgtaggaggagttatccgtataACCGTataggggtaccctatatgcaatatttcgcCAAAATATGATCAATataattttgcaatattttgcccaaaaaaagattaagttcaacagctggtattttttcataaattatcaaaaatcaaaatccaagtaatatacACATCTTTGATATATATGCAACTGATCAGCAAAACatcaacttcctatcttaaaaactgtagaagAAGTATCcttattttttctttggaaaacCTGTTTATAAACTACTGGATATAAGTAGTTTGAAACAGAGTGGGTTAAAATTTCAATAGCCCACACTAATTGATAAGCCATATTAAAAGAACTTGTAATCAATATAATTAGTATTAGAATATGAAAATTAAGAAGGAAGATAATTGTGGTTACTTTTAGATTGTAAAGTTCTTCTTTTGAAGAAGAGTTCTGTaaaagacaaagaaaaatattcaaatttaacaactgaaatacatgtatatagaatttGTTTTTACGAAATACTTTATAACTTACTCattcatatctaaaaatttaaggtggcatgggacacctccatgttaTGATGaactatttattgaaataaacaatattattaAGTGTAATTCTATGAATAGTTTCCTTTCCTTTATTGACATTATACAGTTGGTTAGAGGGTTCATTACAAATATGTGAGTCTTGAGTTCGAAATCCGCAGTggattttaaattctttaacattatcaaaaaaatttacGTATTTTTGGTTAGATATTGGaaagtttgaaaattctaaaccgctAAAGATATCTTGATTATAATGTTAACTTTTATCCACAAAAAAATCATCTAAATCCCcaggttttttttgttcatgatGTTTTTGGCAAATTTCTCATACCTAAGCAAAATCTTCTTATGCTATTCTTGTATTTATCCAAATGATTACATATACCTGTATTGTTAAAAAATCCAACTGCTTGTATCAATATCTTGTTTTGGTACATTTAATCTGGACATAATTTAAAATGCTACTGAGGAAAAcggaaataatttaaaatgttactAAGGGAAACAACTTGTGCAATTGGTATCCATAGGAACCAGGTCTTGTAATCTCTTTAATTCGATAAGTCTCCTTTTTGACCTCCAAATATGAATGACTCCGTCATCTCCTCCGGTGACCACACACTCGCTATCGGTCGGACAGAATGCAGTGCCATTGATGACAATTTCTGGATTCTCGCTGTGAGGTAGATGACCAAGGAAACAGAGGTAATTTCTGTCCCAAAGGAAAGCACGACCATCCTCGCTGCCACTGAAAATGCCAATCACTAATATAACATACACGCGTTCTgatatacgttgccggtccaatagattgcagtctattgaccggcggtccaatagatcgcagtctattgaccagcggtctaatagatcgcagtctattgaccggcagttcaaaatagtcgcaaatatttaatttgtaataaaacaacaaaattcctttaattaggtaataaattaaaatatttgaggAATCTCTGTTAGAAGGCTTGATGGTCAACACATTACTTATCATATCTTCTTAAAACTTTTCATACTATTTCTTATGCCGTAAACTAATACTGTTGTGATAGAAAAAtatggaatttttaaaataaaattttcaatatttctcttTATAAAAAGCTGTTGTTATAAAGGagataaataaagtaaaaaaatggCTATTATCATCCAGTCTTTCTCCTATTGTAATAAAAGCCATATACTAAGGTCCACCACTCCCCTACCCctccaaaatataaaaaaaaaattctatgaatAAACCATTAAAACTAATGACCAATTCATTCGATccctttaataaaataaaattaacaaattttaatttttttgggggggtggggggtgttaAAATCCATATGAGCAATATTTTCCTCTCCACAAACCTGACAATATAATCCTGACTGATGTCCAGACAAATATACCAAGCCGGATAAGAAGAGGAAGCCTTGTGGCCACGTAAAAGGTTCTTGGTATGGGACTTGGTGACAAGATTAAATTTGTCTATTGTGATGTCGGGATCTATTACAGGGTAACCCTCATCATCCAACTCGTCAGCATGGTAGATCCGATAGTTGAAGTACAGCTCTCTGAAACATTTAGCACATGCGCCATGAATAAAAGAAGAATTATCAcaacctttttatttttaaatattaggacggtttgattttaaataagttATTCTAAGTGTGATCCCCTTTTTATCTGTACAATATTGTCTTTGAGGGAAAATGGTTTACCCACTGgaatatatctacatgtaattcatcTTAATGACTTTTTGTCCCAACTTATGTTTTACAAGTAAAATTGgcttcatcaattttttttttttaagtgatgtGACATACACAGTGTAACTAGTGAAAAATAAGCTAACTgcacattcaaaataataacaCTGTCaattattgacaaaaaatgacaaattaaccaaaaaaatcgAACTACTGCATTGCGACTATAACTTCAAATGCTCCAAACAAGTTAggcatatataatattatataatatgtatgCATGTAACCTATAAATGAACCCaactattattttattatttttgaaaagggAGTGTTTATAAATTTCGATAATTAAAACATGGAACTATAGTCTTGACATGAGAACCAATTTAATAAGAGCTTGGACtgtgggtagttgtgtcaaacaacaATTAGACGTAGGCATGTCTATTTCATCGCTAGCCACTTAGCCATGGATCTTTGAAATcgacaagatttgtctggcttttgagctatgaCTATGCAATAGGTggatatttcgcttgaaaccagcgtcatttttaacttgtttgacgcaagaaatagagagCTCTGTCCTactgatatataaatataattatgccTAGAAATGATTATATTCCTGCAAGCCGACAATTAACacttaaaattcattcaaaacaagatattttaatgagatcctgaaatgaaaaacaacctATATGAGATCTTAAAACACGCTGGTAAAAATATTCTAGACCTTTAATGCATATTAAGAGCACATTTAGTTAATATCTAGCTGATTTTTAGCAAAGATTAGAGtaaatttaccccccccccccctccaaaaaaaaataaaaaattccgaAATAAGTAATAATTCAATATAAATTGATAGGTAAAAAATTAgtacttttttttcagaattatgtacatgttgtGTTGTAAAAACAAATAGCAAAATGCTTTTTTATGGTGATCATGTTGGCTTTGAAGGTATCATTGAAGAACAGAGCTATATTTCTATCAAGgaacattaataaataaatttatatgtatacatgtatcaacctAACAGGCTCTGAACCACCTTATTCCTGTCTCTGCATGAATTCCGATATTTTGGGAGGAAAAAAACCCGGACATCTCGTAAGTTTAGATGCACAATTTAAAGTAATATCTATTTACATTGAAGTACACATATTTTAAACTGGTGTCAAATCTCAGGTGAGAGCACCTTCTAATCAGTGTGAATGGCTGTACTTGCAGATATGAACACTCCTAAAGAAATTCTTTATAGAGATGCACGTGTTGTTTTCATGTGCAGGAAGTAAAAAATTAGTAGAAATTTAcctttgtttaaatattgaattgttTTGAGTTGTTTTGAATGCCCCTCTGTGAAAAttcttgtaaataaataaaatctattcaAAGTGTCTTCATCACTGTTCCTGAtccatattaattttttactaaAACTTTGGAGCTAATAAACATAAACAGTTCACATTCATTATTTCTTTGGTAGAGATCGAtctaaattgatttgatttgctttattttcaatatcaattttttataaagtaCATATTACGTCAAAAAGTGTGGATTGAAGATGCCAAGTCATACACAATTCTGTATTTGATCTCCTTCTGctttcagtatcattttgattacCTTTGTTAACTACCTGGTGGTAGAAATCCAAAAACAATGTTTATACTAACAAGATTTATATGGTGGATGCCAGAGAAATCTTTCAGGATCACGTCAATCATACGCAATGCTGGAGTTTTCAACTTGGTTCAAAAGGTTCATTTTTTTCAGTCTGTACAACTAAAATTGGGGAGATATTGCAAAATGCGctttcatttcatttgataattcAATGATGGCAAAGGCTATATATAGCATAACTTATCAGAAATCTGCACatgatattttctcttttctAATAGAGAAAACCAATGTATTGTATCCATTCTTAAAGTTTTTactaaacataaatatttaatcaaattttttggaaacttttaataaaaaagagcAAGAGGCCTACAGGCTTTCAATGTTAACCTTTACCATGTAGATGGACCTGTCATAGGGTctaagaaccattttaacaagagcttgcaCTTTGAGTAgttggtgtcaaacagcattgtgatgtaggcctgtctatttcctTGTAGGCCAcccagccattgctctttgaaatcaacaagatttgtctggcttttgagctatgaCTATGTAATCGTTGCATATAtaatttcacttgaaaccagcgtcactCTATGTCTCCATTTTAATTAGTAATCTAAACCCAATTCGAAGACTCCTCTGACTGTTCCTTCtgcttttattataattgttgtTTGCAAACATTTTGtaagatttaataaatttttactacgaacacgcttataatgaattgacgcttacagcgaagtggtTTTTATTCCccgtgactttattacatgttgtaaaatttacagatataacaaatttcgcttataacgaagtaaaattacctgtccctgggacttcgttataagagtgttttactgtacaggGTTGTTTTCGCCTCTTGTAATTTTAGCCCTTCTACACTTGAAAACATATTCCCGCTGTCTTGCattgacccaggggccatgaattttcaaaattttgataaaaggcTTTATAGAGATCCTAACCATGCATCTACTTTATATTCCACATGTGTGGGgggtaaagaagattttttaaaatttggctttttcttGCATATTTCGCCTCACCTGTGAGGCCCCAGAGATTGTAGATTATCACATTTCAGAAATTAGATTACTCTTAAACTTATAAATGCTTCAAATTGACCCTGTAGTTTTCATGaccaagttaaaaatgttaaattgctGTGGAAGACACAGGCTGCACGATGATGGACAAAAACCAATGGCAATAGggcacctgagtcactcagatGACCTAAAAATAAGAAACATGCTGCAATACATACCTTTGATCGGGTGAAAGCTTCACTCCAGATATGTAATACTTGTCGAATAAAGGACGGCAAGTTGGTTTATCAAGAACAGATGCTCCTGGAAGCTCAATTGCATTCTGAGTACCTCGAGAACTTCTACCCAACTGACCTTGATTCGACCTATCTGATGTTCCTACCGAATTCCTCGTTATTCTACTACTGGcagtcttcaaaaatttggcACGACTTGGTAATTTTTTAGAGTTTGTTTGTAATTTAGCATTTCTTGCATGAATTCTCTGATGCAGGTCTGTTGCATCATGAACTGCAAAAGCAGAATGTTGTTCACAAACAAATATCATCATTTTTCGGTGTTTGTCACAACAACATGCACAATTTGTTACAGAATTTGCATTGTTATTTCTCTGATTTTCTGGATCTTGGGACTTTAGTGTTTTGTGTTGGTCACCTGACTGATCATGTGACTGGTGCTGACAAGATGGAAGATCAGCAACCAATAGGTTCATTGTATGGTGATGATTTGTTTCAAAACTGTATACTATCTGGCCACAGTCTGGCTCATGTACATCAAATGGTTCCTTTTCTTCTAccttttaaaacacaaaaattggAATCAACAATTCTAAAAACTTGTATTCGAGCAAAAATCCCATGCCCATCTCACCGTCCCCTCCCCATTACCATTAAGTTAGCTATGTTCCAAAATTAGATTTTAATTCTTTAAGCTTTTAATTCATTGTCTGACCTTGAAAGCTTTTATATGCAGAATGTTCTGCTGGTTCTCCACTACGTAACCACCTAGAACAGTGGTGTCATCATACCAGTCCGCAAATAGCTGAGGTGGCTCCATTTTCATAGTCTGTATCAACTTGAAATCTGAAGGGACAAAAATCTGTTAAAATCAAAAAGCCTCTGTAACTGATATTGCCAGTGCCACTAATGTGTTGAGTATAAGATATAATTTGGTGGCTAAAACTCTAATTGTAATATGTTTACTGTTACGacaacaacaattttttttatataattaagaGTCATTAGTACATTTATTTTCTAGTAGGAAAAGTGTTTCAATAAATCTAATACTTTTGTAAAGAAACGCCACTTtatacagtggtaacaacgttattgttgacaagccaatcgtgttaaatagttcgtgtaacgtgggtgatcgttcgtgtaacgtgcgggatcgtgcgtgtatcaggaaaaatagtttgcgttttttaccgtgcgtgttcgtgcgtgatcgtgcggttttttcgttttgtaactttttttacggaatgtcaggatttattcttaaaacaacgacaagtattttttgtaaaacaatgtgaattttaaacttttttttatagaaaaacatTGACAGTTGTTAGCATTCATTCTCTTTTTCGTggttaaatacatttatcaaGTATTTCCACAGCTATTTCAATCATTTGTTTGGTCGAGTTAGTATTGCATAATGTTATAGTCAGCCTATATCAAGCATCCATTGTGTCTTcacacataattttaatcatattagcaAGAGCGACACGTTGAATGAAAACGGTCAAGCTTACCCACTCCccgttttaaactaaacgattatCTCCaaagtttttctttcaaatgagaatACGATACGCATTCCTATCTGGTTCATTgtgtaaacatttgttttaaataatttttttatagacgctttaaaatttagaatgaatagaaattaatcaattatgtactgtaaataatgaaaatattctatgtgtaaaatcgaaattctatggaacaaggtaacaaatttacctCTATCCCGcataattaaatcgtacgtaAGGGACCTGAATTACATAAACAGTCAATTcgtatgtaaataaattcatatagtTAATGCATTATCTTCAATTCATTTAAACTTAAGTTATTATTCGTTATGgagataaaaatttaatttgtgtatgaatcatatattttttttggatggatgtgtaaattgtttactcgtaaaatataaaacagtgcaTTGCTACTGTATATGccgcttttcaataaaacacaaacataaagcaatacaaattaaagcaatatgttttcttaattctaatcttaaaaattaattttgattttgcgtgtttaatggtgtaaaatcgttcggttgcgtgttttatcgtttttgttcgtgtatcgtgaaagttcagtaagttagtgatcgtccgtgtatcgtgcgtgatcgttcgtgtatcgtgcgtgatcgttcgtgtatcagaatcgtgcgtgtcgtttgtcaacaataacgttgctaccactgtaatatgttatcaaatattgtataaaagCAAACTGTCTTTTGGTTCttttttgctttcttttttatttcaagttcaaagTCCCGCTATAAAGTGCAATGCACATATATTCATACATCGGTACATcaataaacaaatgaattaaCATCTGTACTACATAACACATGTTACATAATTTGATTGGCTTAGAGATATACCAAACACATGTAATAAACTTTTTTGGCAAGATCATAATGACTTGCAAAACACTTAATGAAGTCATATGatgttacatttaaatttttaactttcttttgtaaataaaaaacacagTCTTAATTTCATACACATTGatagataattaaaattttttgaaataaactcaataccataaaaattcattaattaccatttataaataattcatgctttgatgtttttaataaaCCATTTTAGATGTTAATTATTCATTCTTTAATTCTATTTCTATTTACTATTAAATGTATTGGTTTCAAAAGCAAAGCACTCTAACCATTCAATCTGAAAATGGCTG containing:
- the LOC109617363 gene encoding F-box/WD repeat-containing protein 5, which produces MWQEAPELVLKNIFSYLEASDLRAVFLTCRLWHRIATEDVIWKQLVQRLWKIKGSLPPGKISWRNEYQRLTHETPTHLSETLLEHSDEVLDVSFSHDGKLFCTTSKDATVKVWELGYPTKLKRNAKMLLLQGWNMTQFSIFNKSDTYLCVCGVQFEGNVEMYFPSTSGRAAIFRLNDFKLIQTMKMEPPQLFADWYDDTTVLGGYVVENQQNILHIKAFKVEEKEPFDVHEPDCGQIVYSFETNHHHTMNLLVADLPSCQHQSHDQSGDQHKTLKSQDPENQRNNNANSVTNCACCCDKHRKMMIFVCEQHSAFAVHDATDLHQRIHARNAKLQTNSKKLPSRAKFLKTASSRITRNSVGTSDRSNQGQLGRSSRGTQNAIELPGASVLDKPTCRPLFDKYYISGVKLSPDQRELYFNYRIYHADELDDEGYPVIDPDITIDKFNLVTKSHTKNLLRGHKASSSYPAWYICLDISQDYIVSGSEDGRAFLWDRNYLCFLGHLPHSENPEIVINGTAFCPTDSECVVTGGDDGVIHIWRSKRRLIELKRLQDLVPMDTNCTSCFP